A window of Gadus chalcogrammus isolate NIFS_2021 chromosome 16, NIFS_Gcha_1.0, whole genome shotgun sequence contains these coding sequences:
- the LOC130405347 gene encoding olfactory receptor 56A4-like, whose translation MKINDTPGHWTMELTMESLNIPPGFIYPAFVFGTLTYVMILFCNILVFTTIILTKSLHSPMFILLLNLPVLDVMGATALFPQLLHSIVSNDRSISYPGCFLQALLIHIYASGNFLFLTAMAYDRYIAICLPLRYHSLMTSNILISIIVGVWLFDIFMLAVLFGISTRFKFCTNNIVDVLCNNPSLVKLACGDSSVNNYYGLFTIILVQGGSLLLVIFTYIQIFVTCVKNKQSGARGKALQTCGTHLIVFLLLEINSLIVLLSHRFESVSPHLRRAIGLSIIVFPPVLNPLIYGLNTKEIQKNMIKIIKRVNLKTTN comes from the coding sequence atgaaaataaatgataCCCCTGGTCACTGGACAATGGAGCTGACGATGGAATCATTAAATATACCGCCTGGCTTCATTTACCCTGCTTTTGTTTTTGGGACCCTTACATATGTAATGATTCTGTTTTGTAATATACTAGTGTTTACAACAATTATCCTCACAAAGAGTTTGCATTCGCCGATGTTCATCTTGCTGTTAAACCTGCCTGTACTGGACGTAATGGGAGCCACTGCTCTTTTCCCTCAGCTGTTACACAGTATAGTGTCAAATGACCGCTCTATTTCCTACCCAGGGTGTTTTCTCCAGGCTCTGTTGATTCACATCTATGCTTCAGGGAACTTCTTATTCTTAACTGCGATGGCCTACGACAGATATATTGCTATATGCTTGCCTCTTAGGTACCACTCTCTCATGACGTCCAATATTTTGATAAGTATCATCGTGGGCGTTTGGTTATTTGACATCTTTATGCTGGCAGTGCTGTTTGGTATATCTACACGTTTCAAATTTTGCACGAATAATATTGTGGATGTTCTATGCAACAATCCCTCTTTAGTGAAACTAGCCTGTGGAGACAGTAGTGTAAATAACTATTATGGGTTATTCACCATCATATTAGTCCAAGGTGGATCACTGTTATTGGTGATATTCACATACATCCAGATCTTTGTGACCTGTGTGAAGAATAAGCAATCAGGTGCGAGAGGGAAAGCTCTCCAAACATGTGGAACACATCTGATTGTTTTCTTATTATTAGAGATCAACTCTCTCATCGTGTTGCTGTCTCACAGATTTGAGAGCGTGTCCCCGCACCTTAGGAGGGCCATCGGTTTATCAATAATTGTATTTCCCCCAGTACTCAATCCACTTATATATGGGTTAAACACAAAAGAAATTCAGAAAAACATGATTAAAATCATTAAAAGAGTTAACTTAAAAACAACGAACTAA
- the LOC130405348 gene encoding olfactory receptor 56A4-like — protein sequence MKINDTPGHWTMELTMESLNIPPGFIYPAFVFGTLTYVMILFCNILVFTTIILTKSLHSPMFILLLNLPVLDVMGATALLPQLLHSIVSNDRSISYPGCFLQALLLHIYASGNFLFLTAMAYDRYIAICLPLRYHSLMSSNILIRIIVVVWLFDIFILAVLFGISTRFKFCMNNIVDVFCNNPSLVKLVCGDSSVNNYYGLFTIILIQGGSLIIVTYTYIQILVTCLKTKQSDARGKALQTCGTHLIVFLLLEINALIAMLSHRFESVSPHLRRAIGLSIILFPPVLNPLIYGLNTKELQKNMIKIIKRARLTFFI from the coding sequence atgaaaataaatgataCCCCTGGTCACTGGACAATGGAGCTGACGATGGAATCATTAAATATACCGCCTGGCTTCATTTACCCTGCTTTTGTTTTTGGGACCCTTACATATGTAATGATTCTGTTTTGTAATATACTAGTGTTTACAACAATTATCCTCACAAAGAGTTTGCATTCGCCTATGTTCATCTTGCTGTTAAACCTGCCTGTACTGGACGTAATGGGAGCCACTGCTCTTCTCCCTCAGCTGTTACACAGTATAGTGTCAAATGACCGCTCTATTTCCTACCCAGGGTGTTTTCTCCAGGCTCTGTTGCTTCACATCTATGCTTCAGGGAACTTCTTATTCTTAACTGCGATGGCCTATGACAGATATATTGCTATATGCTTGCCTCTTCGGTACCACTCTCTAATGTCTTCCAATATTTTGATAAGAATCATCGTAGTTGTTTGGTTATTTGACATCTTTATTCTGGCAGTGCTGTTTGGTATATCTACACGGTTCAAATTTTGTATGAATAATATTGTGGATGTATTCTGCAACAATCCCTCTTTAGTGAAACTAGTCTGTGGAGACAGTAGCGTAAATAACTACTATGGGTTATTCACTATCATATTAATTCAAGGTGGATCACTGATCATagttacatacacatacatccaAATCTTGGTGACCTGTTTGAAGACTAAGCAATCAGATGCGAGGGGGAAAGCGCTCCAAACATGTGGAACACATCTGATTGTTTTCTTATTATTAGAGATCAACGCTCTCATCGCTATGTTGTCTCACAGATTTGAGAGTGTGTCCCCGCACCTTAGGAGGGCCATCGGTTTATCAATAATTTTATTTCCCCCAGTACTCAATCCACTTATATATGGGTTAAACACAAAAGAACTTCAGAAAAACATGATTAAAATCATTAAAAGAGCTAggttaactttttttatttaa
- the LOC130405349 gene encoding olfactory receptor 56A4-like has translation MKINDTPGHWNMELTMESLDIPPDYIYPAFVFGTLTYVMILFCNILVVTTIVFTKSLHSPMFILLLNLPVLDIMGATALFPQLLHSIVSNDRSISYPGCFLQALLIHIYGSGNFLFLTAMAYDRYIAICLPLRYHSLMTSNILIRIIVVVWLFDIFIMAVLFGISTRFKFCMNNIVDVFCNNPSLVKLICEDSSVNNYYGLFTIILIQGGSLILVIYTYIQILLTCVTTKQSDARGKALQTCGTHLIVFVFLQINCCIVLMSHRFESVSPYLRRALGVSGIVYPPVLNPLIYGFKTQELRRNIIRILRRSCFAHVKH, from the coding sequence atgaaaataaatgatacCCCGGGTCACTGGAATATGGAGTTGACGATGGAATCATTAGATATTCCGCCTGACTACATTTACCCTGCTTTTGTTTTTGGGACCCTTACATATGTAATGATTCTGTTTTGTAATATATTAGTGGTAACAACAATTGTCTTCACAAAGAGTTTGCATTCGCCTATGTTCATCTTGCTGTTAAACCTGCCTGTACTGGACATAATGGGAGCCACTGCTCTTTTCCCTCAGCTGTTACACAGTATAGTGTCAAATGACCGCTCTATTTCCTACCCAGGGTGTTTTCTCCAGGCTCTGTTGATTCACATCTATGGTTCAGGGAACTTCTTATTCTTAACTGCGATGGCCTATGACCGTTATATTGCTATATGCTTGCCTCTTCGGTACCACTCTCTAATGACGTCCAATATTTTGATAAGAATCATCGTAGTTGTTTGGTTATTTGACATCTTTATTATGGCAGTGCTATTTGGTATATCTACACGGTTCAAATTTTGTATGAATAATATAGTAGATGTATTCTGCAACAATCCCTCTTTAGTGAAACTAATCTGTGAAGACAGTAGCGTAAATAATTACTATGGGTTATTCACTATCATATTAATTCAAGGTGGATCACTGATTTTGgttatatacacatacatccaGATCTTGTTGACTTGTGTGACGACGAAGCAGTCAGATGCTAGGGGGAAAGCTCTCCAAACATGTGGAACACATCTGATTGTTTTCGTATTTTTGCAGATCAATTGTTGCATTGTTTTAATGTCTCATAGATTTGAGAGTGTGTCCCCATACTTGAGAAGAGCTCTGGGTGTATCAGGTATTGTATATCCCCCAGTGCTTAATCCACTTATTTATGGATTCAAAACCCAGGAACTCAGGCGAAATATAATCCGAATTTTAAGAAGATCATGTTTTGCCCATGTTAAGCACTAA
- the LOC130406608 gene encoding olfactory receptor 1509-like — protein sequence MKMNDTPGHWTLELTMKSLNIPVSYIYPAFVFGTLTYVIILFCNILVITTIVFTKSLHSPMFILLLNLPILDVMGATALFPQLLHSIVSNDRSISYPGCFLQALLIHIYGSGNFLFLTAMAYDRYIAICLPLRYHSLMTSNILIRIIVVVWLLDILIIVVLLGITTRFKLCKNYILDVFCNNPSLVKLVCEDSSVNRNYGVFTIILVQGGSLFLVIFTYIQILLTCMKSKRSDARGKALQTCGTHLVVFLFFHLICIIAIMSHRFDSLSPNLRQALGVSVIVFPPVLNPLIYGLNTKELQKNMIKIIKRTRLT from the coding sequence ATGAAAATGAATGATACCCCTGGTCACTGGACATTGGAGCTGACGATGAAATCATTAAATATACCAGTTAGCTACATTTACCCTGCTTTTGTTTTTGGGACCCTTACATATGTAATTATTCTGTTTTGTAATATATTAGTGATTACAACAATTGTCTTCACAAAGAGTTTGCATTCACCTATGTTCATCTTGCTGTTAAACCTCCCTATACTGGACGTAATGGGAGCCACTGCTCTTTTCCCTCAGCTGTTACACAGTATAGTGTCAAATGACCGCTCTATTTCCTACCCTGGGTGTTTTCTCCAGGCTCTGTTGATTCACATCTATGGTTCAGGGAACTTCCTATTCTTAACTGCCATGGCCTACGACCGATATATTGCTATATGCTTGCCTCTTAGGTACCACTCTCTGATGACGTCAAATATTTTGATAAGAATCATCGTAGTTGTTTGGTTATTGGACATCTTAATTATAGTAGTGCTGCTGGGTATTACTACACGGTTCAAATTATGTAAGAATTATATATTAGATGTATTCTGCAACAATCCCTCTTTAGTGAAACTAGTTTGCGAAGACAGCAGCGTCAATAGAAACTATGGTGTATTCACTATCATATTAGTCCAGGGTGGATCACTGTTCTTAGTGATATTCACATACATCCAGATATTGTTGACTTGTATGAAGTCTAAGCGGTCAGATGCGAGAGGAAAAGCTCTCCAAACATGTGGAACACATCTGGTggtttttttattctttcatttaatttgtatcATCGCTATAATGTCTCACAGATTTGACAGTTTGTCCCCAAACCTGAGACAGGCCCTGGGTGTATCAGTTAttgtgtttcccccagtactcAATCCACTTATATATGGGTTAAACACAAAAGAACTTCAGAAAAACATGATTAAAATCATTAAAAGAACAAGGTTAACTTAA
- the LOC130405351 gene encoding olfactory receptor 10A3-like, with amino-acid sequence MKINDTHGHWALELTMESLNIPPGYIYPAFVFGTLTYVIILFCNILVFTTIVFTKSLHSPMFILLLNLPILDIMGATALLPQLLHSIVSNDRSISYPGCFLQALLIHISGGGDFLFLTAMAYDRYIAICLPLRYHSLLTFNVLIRTIVGVWLSIITIMGVLLCTTTQFKLCMNNIVDIFCNAPSLVKLTCEDTSVNRNYGVFTIIFVQAAPAVIVTYTYIQILLTCMKNKQSDRIGKALQTCGTHLVVFIFLQFIIMLTVMAHRFKSVSPNLRRALGVAFIVFPPVLNPLIYGLNTKELRKNMIQMVKRLILKSQLTH; translated from the coding sequence atgaaaataaatgatacCCATGGTCACTGGGCATTGGAGCTGACGATGGAATCATTAAATATACCGCCTGGCTACATTTACCCTGCTTTTGTTTTTGGGACCCTTACATATGTAATTATTCTGTTTTGTAATATACTTGTGTTTACAACAATTGTCTTCACAAAGAGTTTGCATTCCCCTATGTTCATCTTGCTGTTAAACCTGCCTATACTGGACATAATGGGAGCCACTGCTCTTCTCCCTCAGCTGTTACACAGTATAGTGTCAAATGACCGCTCTATTTCCTACCCTGGGTGTTTTCTTCAGGCTCTGTTGATTCACATCTCTGGTGGAGGAGACTTCTTATTCTTAACTGCGATGGCTTATGACAGATATATTGCGATATGCTTGCCTCTTAGGTACCACTCTCTCTTGACGTTCAATGTTTTGATAAGAACCATCGTAGGCGTTTGGTTATCTATCATCACTATTATGGGAGTTCTGTTGTGTACTACTACACAGTTCAAATTATGTATGAATAATATAGTTGATATATTCTGCAACGCTCCCTCTTTAGTGAAACTAACCTGTGAAGACACCAGCGTCAATAGAAACTATGGTGTATTCACTATCATATTTGTCCAAGCTGCACCAGCCGTCATtgtaacatacacatacatccagATATTGTTGACTTGTATGAAGAATAAGCAGTCAGATAGGATAGGGAAAGCTCTCCAAACATGTGGAACACATCTGGTGGTTTTTATATTcttacaatttattattatgctCACTGTGATGGCTCACAGATTTAAGAGTGTGTCCCCAAACCTGAGAAGGGCCCTGGGTGTAGCATTTATAGTATTTCCCCCAGTACTCAATCCACTTATATATGGGCTCAACACAAAAGAACTGCGGAAAAACATGATTCAAATGGTTAAAAGATTAATTTTAAAGAGCCAGTTAACCCACTGA
- the LOC130405352 gene encoding olfactory receptor 10A3-like, with translation MKINDTPGHWTLELTMESLNIPPGYIYTVVVFGTLTYVMILFCNILVITTIVFTKSLHSPMFILLLNLPVLDVMGATALLPQLLHSIVSKDRSISYPGCFLQALLIHIYGSGNFIFLTAMAYDRYIAICLPLRYHSLMTSNILTRIIVVVWFGVIFIITVSLGTTTEFKLCRNNIVDIFCSNPTLVKLVCEDTSVNKNYGIFTIILVQAGPVIIVTYTYIQILLTCMKNKQPDARSKALQTCGTHLVVFLFFQFICIIALMAHRFERVSPNIRRALGVSVIIFPPVLNPLIYGLNTKELQINMIKIIKRARLTKK, from the coding sequence atgaaaataaatgatacCCCTGGTCACTGGACATTGGAGCTGACGATGGAATCATTAAATATACCGCCTGGCTACATttacactgttgttgtttttgggaCACTTACATATGTAATGATTCTGTTTTGTAATATATTAGTGATTACAACAATTGTCTTCACAAAGAGTTTGCATTCGCCTATGTTCATCTTGCTTTTAAACCTGCCTGTACTGGACGTAATGGGAGCGACTGCTCTTCTCCCTCAGCTGTTACACAGTATAGTGTCAAAGGACCGCTCTATTTCCTACCCTGGGTGTTTTCTCCAGGCTCTGTTGATTCACATCTATGGTTCAGGGAACTTCATATTCTTAACTGCGATGGCCTACGACAGATATATTGCTATATGCTTGCCTCTTAGGTACCACTCTCTGATGACGTCAAATATTTTGACGAGAATCATCGTTGTTGTTTGGTTCGGTGTCATCTTTATTATTACAGTGTCATTGGGTACTACTACAGAGTTCAAACTATGTAGGAATAATATAGTAGATATATTCTGCAGCAATCCCACTTTAGTGAAACTAGTCTGTGAAGACACCAGCGTCAATAAAAACTATGGCATATTCACTATCATATTAGTCCAAGCTGGACCAGTTATCATagtaacatacacatacatccagATATTGTTGACTTGTATGAAGAATAAGCAGCCAGATGCAAGAAGCAAAGCTCTACAAACATGTGGAACACATTTGGTggtttttttattctttcaaTTCATTTGTATCATCGCTTTGATGGCTCACAGGTTTGAAAGAGTGTCCCCGAACATCAGAAGGGCCCTGGGTGTATCAGTAATCATATTTCCCCCAGTACTCAATCCACTTATATATGGGTTAAACACAAAAGAACTTCAGATAAACATGATTAAAATCATTAAAAGAGCAAggttaacaaaaaaataa
- the LOC130406606 gene encoding olfactory receptor 1509-like, with protein MNSSDPLSNWAMQLTLQSLDLPPGQEYPVFVLGTLTYMTILLCNTLVFATIVFTKSLHKPMFLLLLNLPLMDMIGATAFLPQFVTSILTKNRSISYPGCFFQAFLLHFYGTGNLLFLTAMAYDRYVAICLPLRYNSIMIPKTIMRLIIAIWFAEIFFFIVLFSLIARFRICRTHIVDIFCSNPAMTKLLCDDTKVYNYFGLFFTGVIQGIPLVIVTYTYIQILLTCMMTKQADARGKALQTCGTHLVVFLFFEFNAATTLISHRFESVSPYLRRAVGVSITIFPPVLNPLIYGLKTKELQESMIKMFKKVRLAYK; from the coding sequence ATGAACTCAAGTGATCCACTAAGTAACTGGGCTATGCAACTAACACTACAGTCGTTAGACCTACCGCCTGGCCAAGAATACCCAGTTTTTGTCTTAGGAACTCTGACATATATGACCATTTTGCTCTGCAATACACTGGTGTTTGCGACAATTGTCTTCACAAAGAGTTTGCATAAGCCCATGTTCCTGCTGCTGTTAAACCTACCATTAATGGACATGATTGGAGCCACTGCTTTTCTACCACAGTTTGTAACCAGCATTTTGACCAAGAACCGCTCCATTTCCTACCCTGGGTGCTTCTTTCAGGCTTTTCTCCTTCACTTCTATGGTACAGGGAACCTCTTGTTTCTAACAGCGATGGCCTATGACAGGTATGTCGCCATATGCTTGCCCCTTAGGTACAACTCTATCATGATTCCGAAAACTATAATGAGACTCATTATTGCCATTTGGTTCGCAGAGATTTTCTTTTTCATAGTGTTGTTTTCTCTAATTGCCAGGTTCAGAATTTGCAGGACTCATATTGTGGATATTTTCTGTAGCAATCCAGCTATGACAAAACTACTCTGTGATGACACTAAGGTCTATAACTactttggtttgtttttcaCTGGCGTAATTCAAGGCATACCGCTGGTTATagtaacatacacatacatccagATCTTGTTGACTTGTATGATGACTAAGCAGGCTGATGCGAGAGGGAAAGCTCTCCAAACATGTGGAACACATCTGGTggtttttttattctttgaatTCAATGCTGCCACCACTTTGATCTCTCACAGATTTGAGAGTGTGTCCCCATACCTGAGAAGAGCTGTGGGTGTATCAATTACTATATTTCCCCCAGTACTCAATCCACTTATATACGGGTTAAAGACAAAAGAACTTCAGGAAAGCAtgattaaaatgtttaaaaaagtgAGGTTAGCCTACAAATGA
- the LOC130405353 gene encoding olfactory receptor 1509-like, protein MQLTLQSLDLPPGQEYPVFVLGTLTYMTILLCNTLVFATIVFTKSLHKPMFLLLLNLPLMDMIGATAFLPQLVTSILTKNRSISYPGCIFQAFLIHFYGTGNLLFLTAMAYDRYIAICLPLRYNSIMIPKTIMRLIIAIWFAEILFYIVVFSLVARFRICRTHIVDIFCNNPAMQKLICDDTKFSNYFGLFFTGVIQGIPLVIVTYTYIQILLTCMMTKQADARGKALQTCGTHLVVFLFFEFNTAITTISHRFESASPYLRRALGVSIIIFPPVLNPLVYGLKTKELQESMIQMFKKVRLSISIQMTR, encoded by the coding sequence ATGCAACTAACACTACAGTCCTTAGACCTACCGCCTGGCCAAGAATACCCAGTTTTTGTCTTAGGAACTCTGACATATATGACCATTTTGCTCTGCAATACACTGGTGTTTGCAACGATTGTCTTCACAAAGAGTTTGCATAAGCCCATGTTCCTCCTGCTGTTAAACCTACCATTAATGGACATGATTGGAGCCACTGCTTTTCTACCACAGCTTGTAACCAGCATTTTGACCAAGAACCGCTCTATTTCCTACCCTGGGTGCATCTTTCAGGCTTTTCTCATTCACTTCTACGGTACAGGGAACCTCTTGTTTCTAACAGCGATGGCCTATGACAGGTATATCGCCATATGCTTGCCCCTTAGGTACAACTCTATCATGATTCCGAAAACTATAATGAGACTCATTATTGCCATTTGGTTCGCAGAGATTTTGTTTTACATTGTGGTTTTTTCCTTAGTTGCCAGGTTCAGAATTTGCAGGACTCATATTGTGGATATTTTCTGCAACAATCCAGCTATGCAAAAACTAATCTGTGATGACACAAAGTTCAGTAACTACTTTGGCTTGTTTTTCACTGGCGTAATTCAAGGCATACCGCTGGTTATagtaacatacacatacatccagATCTTGTTGACTTGTATGATGACGAAGCAGGCTGATGCGAGAGGGAAAGCTCTCCAAACATGTGGAACACATCTGGTggtttttttattctttgaatTCAATACTGCCATCACTACAATCTCTCACAGATTTGAGAGTGCGTCCCCATACCTGAGGAGAGCTTTGGGTGTATCAATTATTATATTTCCCCCAGTACTCAATCCACTCGTATATGGGTTAAAGACAAAAGAACTTCAGGAAAGCAtgattcaaatgtttaaaaaagtgAGGTTATCAATTAGCATACAAATGACAAGATAA